Genomic DNA from Longimicrobiaceae bacterium:
GGATGAGCTGGTTCATGCGCTCGGAGATGCGGAGCACGGTGTCCAGCGGCTTGCGCTGCTCGGGCGCGGCGTCCTCGGCCAGCAGCTGCGCGGCCATGCGGATGGTGTTGAGCGGGTTGCGCAGGTCGTGCGCGACCACGCTCAATATCTCGTCGCGCGCGCGGGTGGCCGCGAGCGCGTCGTGGTAGAGCTGCGCCTTCTCTACCGCGCCCATCACGCGGCGCGCCAGCTCCTCCGCCAGGTCCAGGTCGTGCGTGTCCAGCGCGGGCCGCGGGCCGGCGGTGGCGAGCGTGACGGAGCCGAGCACGCGCCCCGCGGCGACGAGCGGCACGCTGGCCACGGAGCGCGGCGCCAGCGCGCGAAGAAGCTCGCGCTCCGCCTCGTCCGCGCAGGGGTCGGGGCCCAGCTCGGCCTCCACGTCGGCCATCAGCACGAACTGGCCGCCGGTCCACTCGGCCGCGCGAGGATGGCTGAGCGGCAGCGCGCCGCCCCACGCGTGGGGGTGGGCGTGCAGCAGCGCCTCGCGCTCCGGGTCCACGTGCGCGGCTGCCACGCGGGCGGGCGGCGCATCTCCATCCCCCAGCTCCACCACGAACGAGTCGGCGAGCTGCGGCACGCCCAGGCGCGCGACGGTGGCGAGCAGCGTCCGCCAGTCGAACGACAGGCTGAGCACGCGGCTGGCCTCGGCAAGGAACGCGGCGCGGCGCCCCGCATCTTCCGCCCGTTGACGTGCCGCGGCCTGCTCCAGGTGCAGGAAGCGCGTATGGAGCAGGTTGCGGATGCGCAGCGTCACCTCCACCGCGTCCAGCGGCTTGGTGAGGAAGTCGCTGGCTCCGCCCGCCAGCGCACGGAGCTTGACCTGCGCCGTGATGTCGGCCGTGAGGACGAGGATGGGAAAGTAGCCGCCGCCGGCGTGCGTCTCCCGCAGCCGGCGCATCACCTCGAACCCGTCCATGTGGGGCATGTGCAGGTCGAGGAGAAGCAGGTCCGGCGCGAGGTCGGCGAAGCGCTCCAGCGCATCGCGCGGGTCCTGGGTGCAGACGACGTTCTCGTAGCCCTCGTCGGCCAGCACCTCCTGGAGGAGCTGGAGGTTGGCGGGCTCGTCGTCCACCACCAGGATGGCTGCGGTGCGCACGTCGCGCGCGGTGCCCGGAGCGTTCATGCGGCGCCTCCCGTTTCGGCGAGCGACCGGTCCACCGTCTCCATGAACCGGTCCAGGTCCAGCGGCTTGGTCATGTATCCCTGCGCCCCGGCGGCCCGCAGCCGCTCCACCTGCCCCGGCGTGGCGTCCGCGCTGATGACGACCACGGGCGTGCGTGCGGTGCGCGGGTCGGCGCGCAGGCGGCGCAGCACCTCGGCGCCGGGCAGGTCGGGGAGATGCAGGTCGAGCAGGATCAGCTCCGGCGCGTGCTCCCAGGCCAGGTCCAGCCCCATCCGCCCCTGCATGGCCGAGAGCAGGGTGATCTCCGGGCGGCTGGAGAGCAGCGACTCCACCAGCGACAGGTTCGCCAGGTTGTCCTCCACGTACAGCACCGTGGCGGGCCGCGCCTCACCCGGAGCGGCGGATGCGCGGGGGACGGGCGAAGACGCGGCGATGCGCTCCACCGGGTCGGCCGCGGCGGGCAGCTCGACCCAGAAGCTGCTGCCCTCGCCCAGCATGCTCTCGGCCTCCAGCGT
This window encodes:
- a CDS encoding ATP-binding protein, with product MNAPGTARDVRTAAILVVDDEPANLQLLQEVLADEGYENVVCTQDPRDALERFADLAPDLLLLDLHMPHMDGFEVMRRLRETHAGGGYFPILVLTADITAQVKLRALAGGASDFLTKPLDAVEVTLRIRNLLHTRFLHLEQAAARQRAEDAGRRAAFLAEASRVLSLSFDWRTLLATVARLGVPQLADSFVVELGDGDAPPARVAAAHVDPEREALLHAHPHAWGGALPLSHPRAAEWTGGQFVLMADVEAELGPDPCADEAERELLRALAPRSVASVPLVAAGRVLGSVTLATAGPRPALDTHDLDLAEELARRVMGAVEKAQLYHDALAATRARDEILSVVAHDLRNPLNTIRMAAQLLAEDAAPEQRKPLDTVLRISERMNQLIQDLLEVTRIAGGKLALDARDESIRGVLAEAAGMLSPLAQARGIAFAHEVEGGITPVRMDAARVLQVVSNLVGNAIKFTPSGGRISLRCTAAGGEVRVAVQDTGPGIPASQVPHVFGRFWQAGAGDRRGVGLGLSIARGIVEAHGGRIWVESVEGAGSTFVFTLPYARRTAETPGAADPVSIDLPTTLRIADTSEVELA